Genomic DNA from Geomonas agri:
GGCCCCCTGCGAGGACATCCCCTACCAGGACGGCAGCTTCGACGCCGCCACCATCTCCTTTGGCATCAGGAACGTCGTCGACCGCTTCAAGGGGCTGACCGAGATGCGCCGGGTGCTCAAGGACGGCGGCAAGATCGTGATCCTCGAGTTCTCCACGCCGACCATGCCGGTGTTCAAGAACATCTACCACTTCTACTTCCTGAAGGTGCTCCCCAAGATCGGTGGTGCCTTCTCCCGGTTCAGCGCCTACCAATACCTACCCGACTCCGTCCTCGAGTTCCCCTCGCGCGAGGTGTTCAAGGGAATGATGGAGCAGGTCGGTTTCAAGGACGTGCACCACTTCGACCTCACCGGCGGCATCGCCACCGTCTACGTCGGAACAAAGTAGAAGCAGGTTAAGGTTAAAAAAAGGCTGTGGTCCATGACCGCAGCCTTTTCTTTTGTCTCTCGCTCAACTTTCGCATGCTAGTGGCACTACCCGCCGGCACCGTCCACACCCCGCCGACAGCGGCTTCCGAAGCTGACAGCACTACCTTAGGAGGCAGCAATCTGTACCCACGAAGCGCTGCACGAGCCCTCGCGCCCCCCCTTTTGCGAAGGGGGGGCAGGGGGGATTTGCCTTTAACGGCGATTTCTTCTCAACCTCAACCTACACCTGCTTCTGAAACATCACCCGCGCCACCGGCATCTCCGGCGCATCGACCTCCTCTTCCAGCAGCAGGACCCGCCCCGGATACCCGCCGAAGATGCGTCCAAGCTCCCCCGGCTGCAGCAGAAAATCCTTGCGGTGCTCCCCCGGCATCCCCGGCGCGTCCAGTATGGTCTCCATGAGCAGCACACCTCCCGGGGCCAGCGCCTGCACCAGCGCCGGGATGAGATCCCGCATCAGGAAGTTGAAGTTGAGGATCAGGTGGTACTCCCCTTGCGGTCGCCAGCACTCCAGGTCCGCCTCGATGAGCTCAACGGTGACGCCGACCTCGGCCGCCCGCTTCCTGGCGCGCTCCAGCCCCCGGGGCGAGATGTCCACGCCCGTGGCATCGAAGCCGTGCTGCGCCAGGTAAATGCAGTTGCGTCCCTCGCCGCAGGCCAAGTCGAGGCTCCGCCGCCCCGGGACCAGGGACATGATGCGTTCCAACGAATTGGCCAACAGCCGCGAAGGGGCGAAAGAAAAGAAATGTTCCGGGCCGCTGTAACGCTGGTCCCATTTGACGCGATCAGACTCCATATCCTCCCCCCCTACCCTTGCTCAAGTAGAGCCCAAATTCGTTATTTTCGGTGCGTTTGTCAAGCCTTTCCCACTCACATCGCGACAGGCCACGTTTCCCTCGCCACCTCTCCCTTCGCGCCGAGTCGACACCGGCTGGCATCAGCGACATTCTCTGTCGCGCACCTGTGGTTTCCTATAGAAAAACAGGAGGTGCACCATGATCTACCTAACCAACGATGCGCTGGACCAAGCGGTTTACTTCGAAATGCGGGGCAAGGAAGCACTGCGCACCGGCAAGTCCTTCCAGCAGGTCTACCACGGACTCCTGGGCAATGGCGTGCACGAAGTCGAGGTCACCCTGAAAAGGAGAAGGGGCTCAGTCGAGGTCGCCTTCGGTAACAGCGCCCTGTTCTGCTTCGTGGAAGAGGACGCCCTGCGCCGGATGCTGGAAGGTATGATGAAGGAAAAGACCGTGCACTGAGAACCCACTCTCCGCTGCTTGACTTCAACCTCACGGACGGTAGCATTAGCGAGTGCTAATTACTACCGATCCATCGAGGTTCACACGCAGACTAGCCTACCACGGTGCTCTGCTCCCCTCGGGCCAAAATCCTCCGGATGACGCGACCTTGCCACCTTCGGCAGAGTTCGCGCCAGGAGGTTTGAAGCAGGATCGGCAGGGGGGAGACCAATGAGAAGGTGGCTGTGGTGGGTCCTGATGCTCTGCGCCCTTCCCGGGCTGCGCGGTGTCTGTCACGGAGCAGGCTTCAAGGTCAGCGAGCAGGGATCCAAGGCGATGGCAATGGGGAACGCCTTCGCCGCCCAAGCCGACGACCCGAGCGCCCTGTACTTTAACCCCGCCGGCATTGCCTTCCTGCCCGGCATCCAGGTGAATCTAGGCGCTTTGGGGATTATCGTGCCCCAGACCGAGTTCCAGGGCACCACCCCCCTGTCCGGCACCCCGCCGCTGGACACGGGGGCCACCACGGTCACTGAGCGCTCCCGGCGCGACATTCTCATTGCCCCCACCCTGTACGCTACCTACGCGCTCGAAAGCCTCCCTCTCTCCTTCGGCCTCGGCATCAACGCGATCTATCCGTTGTCCAAGTCCTGGGACGACTCCAGCGTCTTCCGGAACCAGGTACAGATCGCCTCGATCAAGCCCATCAACTTCCAGCCCACTATCGCCTACCGCTTCGAAGAACTCAATGTAGGGGTCGCGGCCGGCATCGACGTCACCTATGCACAGGTCTCGCTACAGAAATCCCTCTACTCGCCGGTCATCGACCCTACCGCGCCAGCGCCCCCATTCGGCGCCTACGAAGTGGGCTCCCTCGGCGTGGACGGTACGGCCACCGACCTCGGGTACAACTTCGGGCTCCTCTGGAAGCCGCGTAGCGACTTGAACTTTGGCCTAGCCTACCGGAGCAAGATCACGCTCGACATCGAGGGCGATGCCAATTTCCTTGCCACGACCCCGACCGGGATGGGGGCCATCGGCCTGGCCGACTCGGCCGTCTTCCCCTACACCAGGGCCCGCGCCAGTAGCAGCGCCTCCACCAAGATCACCCTTCCGGACACGCTGGATGTCGCGGTGGCGTGGCGCCCGACCGAAAAGGTCACCCTCGAATTCGATGCCACCCGCACCGGCTGGAGCAGTTTCAAGAAGCTCGAGATCAACTTCGACTCCCCTCAGTTCGCCGCCTTCAACAACCAGCTTGACCCGAGAAACTGGCGCGATGTCTGGAGCTACAAGTTCGGCGCCCAGTACCAGATGAATCCGCGCCTGGCCCTGCGCGCCGGCTACTCCTTCGATGAATCGCCGGTCCCCAACGAAACCGTGGACCCGCTGCTCCCTGACGCTGACCGGCACAGTTTCTCGGTGGGCGCCGGCATCGGCAATACCGTGGGGACAGTCGACCTCGCCTATATGTGGGTACACTTCGTGGACCGTACGGTGCACAACCAGGACATGACCACCCTGCGGGGGGCAAACGGCGTCTTCAAGAGCGACGCCTACCTGCTGGCCGCCAACCTGAACATCAAGTTCTGACACCTAAGCGGCTGCGGAGGAAAACCATGAACCAGCACCTGTTACACCTGTTCGGTATCCTGCTGTTCCTCCTGTCCCTGGGCGGCTGCGGCTCGGATTCGGGCATGAGCCAGTCGGTGAGCCCCAACACCGCCCTCTTCGACCCCACCACCGGGGAG
This window encodes:
- the ubiE gene encoding bifunctional demethylmenaquinone methyltransferase/2-methoxy-6-polyprenyl-1,4-benzoquinol methylase UbiE; translation: MYALSEKGERIRAMFGSIAPRYDLLNRLLSLGIDRRWRRFAVGKIGLRGPGLVLDVATGTGDVALEIATQTPASVNIVGIDFTPEMIELGRVKVQESRHAGRITLEVAPCEDIPYQDGSFDAATISFGIRNVVDRFKGLTEMRRVLKDGGKIVILEFSTPTMPVFKNIYHFYFLKVLPKIGGAFSRFSAYQYLPDSVLEFPSREVFKGMMEQVGFKDVHHFDLTGGIATVYVGTK
- a CDS encoding class I SAM-dependent methyltransferase, producing the protein MESDRVKWDQRYSGPEHFFSFAPSRLLANSLERIMSLVPGRRSLDLACGEGRNCIYLAQHGFDATGVDISPRGLERARKRAAEVGVTVELIEADLECWRPQGEYHLILNFNFLMRDLIPALVQALAPGGVLLMETILDAPGMPGEHRKDFLLQPGELGRIFGGYPGRVLLLEEEVDAPEMPVARVMFQKQV
- a CDS encoding OmpP1/FadL family transporter — encoded protein: MRRWLWWVLMLCALPGLRGVCHGAGFKVSEQGSKAMAMGNAFAAQADDPSALYFNPAGIAFLPGIQVNLGALGIIVPQTEFQGTTPLSGTPPLDTGATTVTERSRRDILIAPTLYATYALESLPLSFGLGINAIYPLSKSWDDSSVFRNQVQIASIKPINFQPTIAYRFEELNVGVAAGIDVTYAQVSLQKSLYSPVIDPTAPAPPFGAYEVGSLGVDGTATDLGYNFGLLWKPRSDLNFGLAYRSKITLDIEGDANFLATTPTGMGAIGLADSAVFPYTRARASSSASTKITLPDTLDVAVAWRPTEKVTLEFDATRTGWSSFKKLEINFDSPQFAAFNNQLDPRNWRDVWSYKFGAQYQMNPRLALRAGYSFDESPVPNETVDPLLPDADRHSFSVGAGIGNTVGTVDLAYMWVHFVDRTVHNQDMTTLRGANGVFKSDAYLLAANLNIKF